A section of the Methanocaldococcus sp. FS406-22 genome encodes:
- a CDS encoding MFS transporter, translating to MVRKLAESNLQKNNNRKLAKNVYLLGFTSFLNDMSSEMIMPILPMLITSVGGGSLSIGLVGGLREFISNILMVLIGYCSDKVRKRKIFVVLGYLTSSMFKLLLGLSKSWLGAVVFSSLERMGKGIRTAPRDAIISESMPKTLGKGFGIQRAFDTAGAILGSTLSLLFILYFQYTFNQIILIAAIIGFLTLIPLYFVKEKTTTSYNKITFRVGIKNLSKELKLFILISAIFTLSNFSYMFYILRAQEFLMIVDEKMAIIIPIALYILYNIFYATFSIPFGILSDKIGRRRVLTMGYIVYGITSLGFAYFISQKSLILLFALYGIAYALFAGNQKAYVSDLSSEDIRATALGLFYTVVGLTSLPASLIAGYLWKISPEMTFLFGGVLAIISGLLLLFI from the coding sequence ATGGTGAGAAAATTGGCAGAATCAAATTTACAAAAAAATAATAACAGAAAATTGGCTAAAAATGTATATTTATTAGGATTTACGAGCTTTTTGAATGATATGAGTAGCGAGATGATAATGCCAATTCTGCCTATGCTTATTACAAGTGTTGGTGGAGGAAGTTTATCAATTGGTTTAGTTGGTGGATTGAGAGAGTTTATCTCAAACATTTTGATGGTTTTAATTGGTTATTGTTCAGATAAAGTTAGAAAGAGGAAGATTTTTGTTGTTTTGGGTTATTTAACATCTTCAATGTTCAAACTACTCTTAGGTTTATCAAAAAGCTGGTTAGGGGCGGTTGTATTTTCCTCCCTCGAGAGAATGGGGAAAGGTATAAGGACAGCTCCAAGGGATGCAATAATATCTGAAAGCATGCCTAAAACTTTGGGTAAAGGCTTTGGAATACAGAGAGCTTTTGATACTGCTGGGGCCATATTGGGCTCTACCCTTTCATTACTGTTTATCTTATATTTCCAATACACTTTTAATCAAATAATTTTGATAGCTGCAATAATTGGATTTCTAACTCTCATCCCTTTATATTTTGTTAAGGAAAAAACTACAACCTCTTATAATAAAATAACATTTAGAGTAGGAATTAAAAATCTATCAAAAGAGTTGAAGCTATTTATTTTAATCTCAGCTATATTTACCCTAAGTAATTTTAGCTATATGTTTTATATTTTGAGAGCTCAGGAATTTCTAATGATAGTGGATGAGAAAATGGCCATTATAATCCCAATAGCACTCTATATTTTATACAACATCTTTTATGCCACCTTTTCAATTCCATTTGGTATTTTATCAGATAAAATTGGAAGAAGAAGAGTTCTAACCATGGGATATATAGTTTATGGAATTACTTCTTTAGGATTTGCTTACTTTATATCTCAAAAAAGTTTAATATTGTTGTTTGCTTTATATGGAATTGCCTATGCATTATTTGCTGGAAATCAGAAAGCTTATGTTTCTGACTTATCGTCAGAGGATATTAGAGCTACTGCCTTAGGGCTGTTTTATACTGTAGTGGGATTAACAAGCTTACCTGCGAGTCTGATAGCTGGTTATTTGTGGAAGATAAGTCCAGAAATGACATTTTTGTTTGGAGGAGTTTTAGCTATAATTTCAGGTTTGTTACTTCTTTTTATATAA
- a CDS encoding radical SAM protein, which yields MVNIAFGPVPSRRLGKSLGINNIPCKFCSYDCIYCQVGRTINKTIERRVFYNPEDIFKSVKEKINKLSNEKIDYLTFVADGEPTLDINLSKDVEMLRDFGIPIAIITNSSLIWREDVREDLLNFDLVSFKVDSADEKIWREINRPHENLSLDKILEGMIAFRDNYKGKLITETMILGNINYTEDSIIKTAEFLKELKPDKCYLNTPIRPPSEKYIKPPKIEVITKILSIFNEIIGKDKVELLGKFEGNDFVFSENVEEDILAITSVHPMREEVIKELLNKANISFDIIEKMVDEGKLIKLEYNGEIFYMKKIESRDNIW from the coding sequence ATGGTTAATATAGCATTTGGGCCCGTCCCATCAAGAAGATTGGGGAAGAGTTTGGGAATAAATAATATCCCATGCAAGTTCTGCAGTTATGATTGTATATACTGCCAAGTTGGAAGAACTATAAACAAAACCATAGAGAGGAGAGTATTTTATAATCCAGAAGATATTTTTAAATCCGTAAAAGAGAAAATAAACAAGTTATCTAATGAGAAAATAGATTATCTTACGTTTGTTGCAGATGGAGAACCAACATTAGATATAAATCTATCAAAAGACGTTGAAATGCTTAGAGATTTTGGCATTCCAATAGCAATAATTACAAACTCCTCATTAATTTGGAGAGAAGATGTTAGAGAGGATTTGTTAAACTTTGATTTAGTATCATTTAAGGTAGATTCTGCTGATGAAAAAATTTGGAGGGAAATAAATAGACCTCATGAAAATTTATCATTAGATAAAATCTTAGAAGGTATGATAGCTTTTAGAGATAACTATAAAGGAAAATTGATAACTGAGACAATGATTTTAGGAAATATTAACTATACAGAAGATTCAATAATTAAGACAGCAGAATTTTTAAAGGAGTTAAAGCCAGATAAGTGCTATCTAAATACTCCAATAAGGCCACCATCTGAAAAATATATAAAACCTCCTAAAATAGAAGTTATAACCAAAATATTATCCATCTTTAATGAAATTATTGGAAAAGATAAGGTTGAACTCTTAGGAAAATTTGAAGGAAATGACTTTGTATTTTCTGAAAATGTTGAGGAGGATATATTAGCTATAACTTCTGTTCATCCAATGAGGGAAGAAGTAATCAAGGAATTATTAAATAAAGCAAATATCAGCTTTGATATTATTGAAAAAATGGTAGATGAAGGAAAATTAATAAAATTGGAGTATAATGGGGAGATATTCTATATGAAAAAGATTGAGAGTAGAGATAATATCTGGTGA
- a CDS encoding aconitase X: MYLTKEEEKILDGEYGEVLRRCMNLLVSLGDIYGAEKLIPIKSAQISGVSYKTIKDIGLEFLEDFAKENVKVKVYSTLNPAGMDLDIWKELGIDEEFAKKQLRIIEAFKKMEVEIGCTCTPYLVGNLPKFGEHISWAESSAVSFANSVLGAKTNREGGPSALAAAIIGKTPYYGYHLDENRKATHIIELDSQLISNINDVGESFYGALGYLVGKIVKNGVPYFENLYKLNPNNDNLKSLGAAMAASGGIALYHAKNLTAECRVKEVIDDKVEKISVGIEDIKEAYEKLNTTNEEPDLICIGCPHCSLMEIKKIAELLKDKKLNADLWVCCSLHIKAIADRMGYTKIIEKAGGKVVKDTCMVVSPIEDLGYKKVATNSGKAAVYLPSFCKSEVIFGDIEELVKGR, translated from the coding sequence ATGTATCTAACTAAGGAAGAGGAAAAAATCTTAGATGGGGAGTATGGAGAGGTTTTGAGAAGATGTATGAATTTATTAGTTTCTTTAGGGGATATTTACGGAGCTGAAAAACTAATTCCTATAAAATCAGCTCAAATTTCTGGAGTTTCATATAAAACTATTAAAGATATTGGTTTAGAGTTTTTAGAGGACTTTGCTAAAGAAAATGTTAAAGTTAAGGTTTATTCAACTTTAAATCCTGCTGGAATGGATTTAGATATATGGAAAGAGCTTGGGATAGATGAGGAATTTGCCAAAAAGCAGTTGAGGATTATTGAAGCATTTAAAAAAATGGAAGTTGAGATTGGATGCACTTGCACACCATACTTAGTTGGAAATCTTCCAAAATTTGGAGAGCATATAAGTTGGGCTGAAAGCTCAGCTGTAAGTTTTGCAAATTCTGTTTTAGGAGCTAAGACAAATAGAGAAGGAGGACCTTCTGCCTTAGCAGCTGCAATTATTGGTAAAACACCATATTATGGCTATCATTTAGATGAAAATAGAAAAGCAACACATATTATTGAGTTAGACAGCCAATTAATATCAAACATCAATGATGTTGGAGAGAGTTTTTATGGGGCTTTAGGTTATTTAGTTGGAAAGATTGTAAAAAATGGAGTGCCATATTTTGAAAATCTATATAAATTAAATCCAAACAATGATAATTTAAAATCCTTAGGGGCTGCAATGGCGGCGAGTGGTGGAATAGCCCTATATCACGCAAAAAATTTGACAGCTGAATGCAGAGTTAAAGAAGTTATTGATGATAAAGTTGAAAAAATCTCTGTTGGAATTGAAGATATAAAGGAAGCTTATGAGAAATTAAATACAACAAATGAAGAACCAGATTTAATTTGTATTGGCTGCCCTCACTGCAGTTTAATGGAAATTAAAAAAATTGCTGAACTTTTAAAGGATAAAAAATTAAATGCAGATTTATGGGTTTGCTGCTCTTTGCATATAAAAGCTATAGCAGATAGAATGGGATATACAAAGATTATTGAAAAAGCTGGTGGGAAGGTAGTTAAAGACACCTGTATGGTTGTCTCACCAATAGAAGATTTAGGATATAAAAAAGTGGCAACAAACTCTGGAAAAGCTGCTGTTTATCTACCAAGCTTTTGTAAGAGTGAAGTAATTTTTGGAGATATTGAGGAATTGGTAAAAGGGAGATAA
- a CDS encoding DUF504 domain-containing protein, with translation MLKEILNKIFWHPDYKKEDFEVIILHRGAEENKKVISLDDVELRGNYLVYFDTYIPLHRILEIRNKKTGEILYKKK, from the coding sequence ATGCTAAAAGAGATATTAAACAAAATTTTTTGGCATCCTGATTATAAAAAAGAAGATTTTGAAGTCATCATATTGCATAGGGGGGCTGAAGAAAATAAAAAAGTTATCTCTTTAGACGATGTTGAGCTTAGAGGGAACTATTTAGTATATTTTGATACCTATATTCCTCTCCATAGAATCTTAGAGATTAGAAACAAAAAAACTGGAGAGATTTTATATAAAAAGAAGTAA
- a CDS encoding Clp1/GlmU family protein, with protein MVNKAYYTAEVPEDRFEALSCIRDLVKPLKIILLGGVDSGKTTLATFLANELLNLGFRVAIIDSDIGQKSILPPATISLAFPETNFNNLYEIKPYKSYFVGSTAPIQFFGEMITGTKLLCDYAEDKADVVIVDTTGLISGSGADLKRMKIEMIKPDVIIALQKRNELRQILKPFENKIRVFYLKVYENAKSFSREERKEIRAEKWKEYFKDSKIYSIGFNDVIISGTKVFQGEKILEDEKYLLESIFKWKILYGSKCEGRYTIVKRDLVNMPRQIDKNILYYIEPERFNNLIVGLIDEEGFCIGLGILKAIDFENETLEILTPINEDEIKNIKEIRFGRIKVDENGEELGLLDRDLI; from the coding sequence ATGGTGAATAAAGCTTATTATACAGCAGAAGTTCCAGAGGATAGATTTGAGGCTTTGAGTTGTATTAGAGACTTAGTTAAACCTCTTAAAATTATATTACTTGGGGGAGTTGATAGTGGTAAAACAACATTAGCTACTTTTTTAGCAAATGAACTTTTAAACTTAGGATTTAGAGTTGCAATAATCGATAGTGATATTGGGCAGAAAAGCATATTACCCCCAGCAACTATAAGCTTAGCCTTTCCAGAGACAAATTTTAACAATTTGTATGAAATTAAGCCATATAAAAGTTATTTTGTTGGTTCGACAGCTCCAATTCAATTTTTTGGAGAAATGATTACTGGAACCAAGTTGCTTTGTGATTATGCTGAAGATAAAGCAGATGTTGTTATAGTTGATACAACTGGGCTAATATCTGGTTCTGGGGCTGATTTAAAGAGGATGAAAATAGAGATGATTAAGCCAGATGTTATAATAGCATTGCAAAAAAGAAATGAACTTAGGCAGATATTAAAGCCCTTTGAAAATAAAATTAGGGTTTTTTACTTAAAAGTTTATGAAAATGCGAAATCATTTAGTAGGGAAGAGAGAAAAGAAATTAGAGCAGAGAAATGGAAAGAGTACTTTAAAGACTCAAAAATTTATAGCATTGGATTTAATGATGTAATTATTAGTGGAACTAAGGTATTTCAAGGAGAGAAGATTTTAGAGGATGAGAAATATCTGTTAGAATCGATTTTTAAATGGAAAATACTCTATGGTAGTAAATGTGAAGGAAGATATACAATAGTGAAGAGAGATTTGGTAAATATGCCACGACAGATAGATAAAAACATTCTATATTACATTGAGCCAGAAAGATTTAACAATTTAATAGTTGGATTGATTGATGAGGAGGGATTTTGCATAGGATTAGGTATTTTAAAAGCTATCGATTTTGAGAATGAAACTTTAGAGATTTTAACTCCAATAAATGAAGATGAAATTAAAAATATTAAAGAAATAAGGTTTGGAAGGATAAAAGTTGATGAAAATGGGGAAGAACTTGGCTTATTAGATAGAGATTTGATATAA
- the cbiB gene encoding adenosylcobinamide-phosphate synthase CbiB → MLNPIILFLAIIFDRIIGELPEKIHPTVWIGKLITFLENTFKSTNCKNKYRDFLFGILTTTITISIVGIVAIFIEKFILSLPFPLNYLIYAFLLSTTIGYKSLFEFCKKPIEYIKNGDIDKAREAVQHIVSRDASKLDEEHILSAAVESLSENITDSIIGALFYAVIFGLPGAFVYRAINTLDAMIGYKNEKYLWYGKLAARLDDIANFIPSRIAGILLIITAPFYKGSIKKAIYGFLKEANKVPSPNSGYTMATLANALNITLEKIGYYKLGSGKIDVEKSLNAFKAVDYVVIMFLIIYTLIWWALW, encoded by the coding sequence ATGCTAAATCCAATAATTTTATTTTTAGCTATTATTTTTGATAGAATCATTGGAGAGTTGCCAGAGAAAATTCATCCAACGGTTTGGATAGGGAAGTTGATAACTTTTTTAGAGAATACATTTAAATCTACAAATTGTAAAAATAAATATAGGGACTTTTTATTTGGCATCTTAACTACAACAATTACAATATCTATTGTAGGAATTGTAGCAATTTTCATTGAAAAATTTATTTTATCATTACCCTTTCCTTTAAACTATCTTATCTATGCTTTTTTGTTATCAACAACTATTGGATACAAATCATTATTTGAGTTCTGCAAAAAGCCAATTGAATATATAAAAAATGGAGATATAGATAAAGCAAGAGAGGCTGTTCAACATATTGTTAGCAGAGATGCATCAAAATTAGATGAAGAGCATATACTATCAGCAGCAGTAGAAAGTTTATCTGAAAATATAACCGACAGCATAATAGGGGCTTTATTCTATGCTGTTATTTTTGGATTGCCGGGAGCTTTTGTATATAGGGCAATAAATACATTAGATGCCATGATTGGCTATAAGAATGAGAAATATTTGTGGTATGGAAAGTTAGCTGCGAGATTGGATGATATTGCTAATTTTATTCCATCAAGAATAGCAGGGATTTTGCTAATAATTACTGCCCCATTTTATAAAGGAAGTATTAAAAAAGCCATATATGGATTTTTAAAGGAAGCTAATAAGGTTCCATCACCAAATTCTGGCTATACAATGGCTACATTGGCAAATGCTTTAAATATAACCTTGGAAAAGATTGGATATTATAAACTTGGTAGTGGAAAGATAGACGTTGAAAAATCTTTAAATGCATTTAAAGCAGTTGATTATGTGGTAATAATGTTTTTAATTATTTATACTTTAATTTGGTGGGCATTATGGTGA